Sequence from the Bacillus sp. es.036 genome:
ACCCATAAAAAAAAGACGCCATATGGCATCTTTTTTTACCTATTTCTTTGTTTCACGGCCACCATTGAAGGATGGGGTTTTCTTGACCTCGGGGGTCCAAGAATTTCTGCCCATATAATGCCGTTTCGAACATTTGACTTGCTAATAGAGAGACTCTTATCTTTCATATATGGCGCTGATTTCACATTTTTTTGTACTTTCAGCTCATTCTGTGAACCGTAATGCTCACGTTTCGCCATACGTCCTAAAGCTTCCTTGTAAGCACTAACCGTATCAGATTGAGAAGCATCTTCCTCTATTTCACTTGCTTGCATAGAACCACCTGAACGAGGGTTACTTTGTTCTCTTTGTGGCCGCTTTTGAGTCGGATCGGCTTTTTGTTTTTCTTCCTCTCCGCTCATACGCTTGAAGAAGCTAATAATACCACCAATTGCAATAATAACAAAAACAATATTGTTTAATAGCAGTTCAATAAGATTATCCACGACGATCACCTCCAACAAAGGATTGAGGGAATAGCTTAGCGATCATCCTCATCTTCTTCCTGATTTGGTTTACCGATCATGTCTCTCATGTCAGTATCTGCTTCAATGTTTTTTAGATTCATATAATCCATGACACCAATGTTACCAGAACGTAGCGCTTCAGCCATAGCCATTGGTACTTCAGCCTCTGCTTCAACTACTTTCGCACGCATTTCTTCTACGCGAGCCCGCATCTCTTGCTCTTGCGCAACTGCCATTGCACGACGTTCTTCAGCTTTTGCCTGAGCAATGTTCTTATCAGCCTCAGCCTGATCTGTTTGAAGCACCGCACCAATATTTTTACCAATATCAATATCCGCAATATCAATGGAAAGAATCTCGAAAGCTGTTCCAGCGTCCAGTCCTTTTGATAACACAGTATGAGAAATCATATCGGGATTTTCAAGAACCTTTTTGTGGTTTTCAGATGAACCAATCGTACTGACAATGCCCTCACCTACACGAGCAATGACGGTGTCTTCACCAGCTCCACCTACGAGACGATCGATGTTTGCACGTACAGTGATTCTTGCTTTTGCTTTTACTTCAATGCCATCCATCGCAACACCTGCAATAAATGGCGTCTCGATTACTTTAGGATTAACACTCATCTGAACAGCATCTAAAACATCTCGACCGGCAAGGTCAATGGCTGCACAGCGTTCAAAACTAAGCTCAATATTAGCTCGGTGTGCGGCAATAAGCGCATTAACGACTCGGTCTACATTACCACCAGCAAGGTAATGGCTTTCCAGTTGATTTGTGTTTAATTCAAGACCCGCTTTGACCGCTTTAATTAACGGGTTAATAACACGGGATGGGATTACACGACGAAGCCTCATTCCTACAAGATTGAATATACTCACGCGTACTCCTGCTGCTAGTGCTGAGATCCACAGCATCACAGGTACAAATGTAAAGAGTATTGCTAAACCGATAATGACTAACCCTACAATAACTAATAATCCTAACGTGCTAGTGTCCATCATTTTCCTCCCTATTATTCCTTATTTACTTGCTCTTACAACGACTCTTGAACCATTCGTTTTTACAATTTTCACTTCTGTGCCAGCAGGTAAAAAACCCCCCTCTGTCACAACATCCATGCGCTCATCTCCAAAGTCAGCAATACCCGATGGCCTTAGCGGTGTAACGGCTTTTCCCTCCATACCTATCAACTCATTTCGAGTGGCATTAGACACATAACCTAACTCAGTTTTTGTTGAATCGGAGAGAATGATTTTCTTAAAGAATCCTCGATATCCAAAGATTCGAATGAAGAGGTAGGAACCACCAACTGTAACCGCGATAGCAATCAGGACCGCTAACAAAACGTATTGCATGGATTGTCCTGAAGCCAAAATGATACTCGCAACAATCCCAACAGCACCTAGAACCCCAAATATTCCAAAACCAGGAATAAACACCTCCACCAAAATGAGAACAACTCCTACAACCAATAGTAGTAGTGATTCCCAACCAGCAAATCCTGCAATCATATGACCAAAGAAAAACAGAAGTAATGCACCGGCACCCATAAAGCCTGGTACGCCAAATCCAGGAGAATACAATTCCAATACAAGGCCCAGACTTCCAATTGATAATAAAATCGGAATAATGATTGGGTTTGTAACAAAGCGAGCAATTCTTTCTGCAATACTCACTTCAGCATCACTAATTTTAGCTTCTTCAAGATTAAGGATGTTAAGTAACTCAGTTCGATCCTCAGCCGTTCCTT
This genomic interval carries:
- the floA gene encoding flotillin-like protein FloA (flotillin-like protein involved in membrane lipid rafts); protein product: MDTSTLGLLVIVGLVIIGLAILFTFVPVMLWISALAAGVRVSIFNLVGMRLRRVIPSRVINPLIKAVKAGLELNTNQLESHYLAGGNVDRVVNALIAAHRANIELSFERCAAIDLAGRDVLDAVQMSVNPKVIETPFIAGVAMDGIEVKAKARITVRANIDRLVGGAGEDTVIARVGEGIVSTIGSSENHKKVLENPDMISHTVLSKGLDAGTAFEILSIDIADIDIGKNIGAVLQTDQAEADKNIAQAKAEERRAMAVAQEQEMRARVEEMRAKVVEAEAEVPMAMAEALRSGNIGVMDYMNLKNIEADTDMRDMIGKPNQEEDEDDR
- a CDS encoding NfeD family protein, producing the protein MRFFVSVCFMMMVILPFAGNFVLSKGEGDLVTFIPVEQEVERGLEAFLKRSIQDAEDQGADHIVLEINTPGGAVNAADNIAKIIKASDVPITAYVSNRALSAGAYIALNADQIIMEPGALMGSAAIIDQSGNAAGKKAESFWHAAMKSAAELNERDPKYALAMADPDVDLPDYNAPKGELLTLSDQEAVEVGYAEGTAEDRTELLNILNLEEAKISDAEVSIAERIARFVTNPIIIPILLSIGSLGLVLELYSPGFGVPGFMGAGALLLFFFGHMIAGFAGWESLLLLVVGVVLILVEVFIPGFGIFGVLGAVGIVASIILASGQSMQYVLLAVLIAIAVTVGGSYLFIRIFGYRGFFKKIILSDSTKTELGYVSNATRNELIGMEGKAVTPLRPSGIADFGDERMDVVTEGGFLPAGTEVKIVKTNGSRVVVRASK